A DNA window from Ornithodoros turicata isolate Travis chromosome 10, ASM3712646v1, whole genome shotgun sequence contains the following coding sequences:
- the LOC135369753 gene encoding large ribosomal subunit protein bL20-like, whose translation MRVVRKAPDNFQTNFVKVCFIKCQYDSGKIADTAQWLWVVVSAFTVIQLLSCDRGSGNKYWKRKRILQLSAHFYGRSRNCYRLAIRSVHRALQHACQGRKAVKVERSQLWETRINAASTELGLACGPLLTNLSKCKVAIDRRVLSDLAYTEPRTFKSLVGLARMKRFLEPAGPKAALEKPPDGIITRGML comes from the exons ATGCGAGTCGTGCGCAAAGCACCGGACAACTTTCAAACTAACTTCGTCAAAGTATGTTTTATCAAATGTCAGTACGACAGTGGGAAAATCGCAGATACGGCACAG TGGTTGTGGGTTGTGGTGTCTGCGTTCACAGTCATTCAGCTTTTGAGTTGTGATCGAG GATCCGGAAACAAGTACTGGAAACGAAAAAGGATCTTACAGTTATCAGCC CATTTCTATGGTCGAAGCCGCAACTGTTATCGGCTGGCTATAAGATCGGTGCATCGTGCCCTTCAGCACGCCTGTCAGGGCCGGAAGGCTGTGAAAGTCGAAAGGAGCCAG CTTTGGGAGACTAGAATCAACGCAGCCTCAACAGAACTTGGTCTGGCCTGTGGGCCTCTTCTCACCAATTTATCGAAG TGCAAAGTTGCGATCGACCGAAGAGTTCTGTCCGACCTGGCGTACACAGAGCCACGGACATTCAAA AGCCTTGTTGGCTTAGCTCGCATGAAGAGGTTCCTCGAGCCAGCAGGCCCAAAGGCAGCCTTGGAGAAACCTCCAGATGGGATCATCACGAGGGGTATGCTTTAG